ATCAGATCAATCATGGATTGCTGATGAAGGCGGTGCGCCTGCACATCAAGGAGGACTGGATACTTCTGTACATCGAGCGGTGGCTGGTTGCGCCGTTCGAAACGGATGACGGCATGCGCGTCCCACGCGAACGCGGCACCCCGCAAGGTGGAGTGATCAGTCCCCTCCTGATGAATCTGTTCATGCACTATGCCTTCGACACCTGGATGCAACGTACCAGCCCCAACTGCCCGTTTGCCCGCTACGCCGATGATGCGGTGGTGCACTGCCGCAGTCGAAAGCAAGCGGAGTACGT
This portion of the Sulfurovum riftiae genome encodes:
- a CDS encoding reverse transcriptase domain-containing protein, whose amino-acid sequence is MAITRERCWRYDWVVEFDIKAAFDQINHGLLMKAVRLHIKEDWILLYIERWLVAPFETDDGMRVPRERGTPQGGVISPLLMNLFMHYAFDTWMQRTSPNCPFARYADDAVVHCRSRKQAEYV